The following are encoded together in the Cloacibacillus sp. genome:
- a CDS encoding SDR family oxidoreductase, producing the protein MKDKICFITGADGAIGRAMTTEFIAAGMKVIATDLSFKKRNTELSSVTYYNLDVTKYIDIQKLFTTINDNTCIDVLVNCAGILRSKPFEHLTVQEWNQTLSVNLSGTFYTSQAAYQLMQHNNNGVIINIASDAGEIGSTMSSADYAASKAGVIALTKCIAREGARYGIRANCIAPGFIESEMLDKFKTYWGVEKLNQTVNEIPLKRMGKPEEVAKLAVYLASDAASYITGATLDLNGGSCMN; encoded by the coding sequence ATGAAAGATAAAATTTGTTTTATTACAGGTGCTGACGGCGCCATTGGACGCGCTATGACTACTGAATTCATAGCTGCTGGGATGAAAGTCATCGCCACAGATTTATCCTTTAAAAAACGCAACACAGAACTTTCTAGCGTTACATACTATAATTTAGATGTTACTAAATATATTGATATACAAAAATTATTTACTACAATAAACGACAACACGTGCATTGATGTACTGGTAAATTGCGCGGGTATTCTTAGAAGCAAACCTTTTGAACATTTAACGGTTCAAGAATGGAATCAAACGTTATCCGTTAATTTGTCGGGAACGTTTTATACATCTCAAGCTGCTTATCAGCTAATGCAACACAATAACAACGGCGTAATTATAAACATTGCTTCTGATGCTGGCGAAATTGGGTCCACCATGTCTTCTGCTGACTATGCCGCCTCTAAGGCTGGAGTCATTGCTCTTACAAAATGCATAGCCAGAGAAGGAGCAAGGTATGGCATCAGAGCAAATTGCATTGCCCCTGGATTTATTGAATCAGAAATGCTTGATAAATTTAAAACATACTGGGGTGTAGAAAAGCTAAACCAAACAGTAAATGAAATTCCGCTCAAACGAATGGGAAAACCGGAAGAGGTAGCAAAACTTGCCGTATATTTAGCCTCGGATGCCGCAAGTTATATTACAGGAGCTACCCTAGATTTAAACGGAGGATCCTGTATGAACTAA
- a CDS encoding GIY-YIG nuclease family protein — MTAYTYILLCSDGTLYTGWTNDIEKRLRDHNAGRGAKYTRGRLPVRLWHYERYETKEEAMSREMAIKKLSKAAKLALIK; from the coding sequence TTGACGGCCTACACCTATATCCTGCTTTGTTCGGACGGCACGCTCTACACCGGCTGGACGAACGACATTGAAAAAAGGCTGCGCGACCACAACGCGGGGCGCGGCGCTAAATACACAAGGGGGCGGCTGCCGGTGCGCCTCTGGCATTACGAGCGCTACGAGACGAAGGAAGAGGCGATGAGCCGCGAGATGGCGATAAAAAAACTGTCGAAGGCGGCTAAACTTGCTTTGATTAAGTAA
- a CDS encoding adenylosuccinate synthase yields the protein MKGRTDVVLGVQWGDEGKGRVVDVLAAKSGAVVRYQGGANAGHTVVVENEKYVFHLLPSGILYPGKSCIIGNGVVMDPETLFEELDGLTARGKKLARLVVSHATHIVMPYHKLIDKLAEGARSEGTKIGTTGRGIGPCYADKYERIGIRAEDLVNPEVLRDKLTRTLAIKNEILTKIYGEPALSFDEIYEAALAWGKRIEPMLGDAFLEIDKTLASGENVLFEGAQATLLDIDHGTYPFVTSSSPCAGGACTGAGIGPSRIDRVIGVTKAYCTRVGEGPFPTEDTGALGEELRKKGGEFGATTGRPRRCGWCDLVAVDYAVKVNGLDGIALTKLDVLDDFDEIKLCTAYEIEGRVQRHFPSSCTELAKAKPIYETLPGWKSDISKCRAFEELPQAAQDYVKFIEERSKTPVLLIGVGVGREDTIERGI from the coding sequence ATGAAAGGTCGCACAGATGTAGTTTTGGGAGTACAGTGGGGGGACGAAGGCAAAGGACGCGTAGTCGACGTGCTTGCGGCGAAGTCGGGCGCGGTCGTCCGTTATCAGGGCGGCGCGAACGCCGGACATACGGTGGTCGTGGAGAATGAGAAATATGTATTCCATCTCCTGCCGTCTGGAATCCTCTATCCCGGAAAAAGCTGCATAATCGGCAACGGCGTTGTGATGGACCCGGAAACGCTCTTTGAAGAGCTGGACGGGCTTACCGCGCGCGGCAAAAAACTGGCGCGCCTCGTCGTCAGCCACGCAACGCACATAGTGATGCCCTATCATAAACTGATAGACAAGCTGGCCGAGGGCGCGCGCTCCGAAGGCACGAAGATAGGCACTACGGGGCGAGGCATAGGCCCGTGCTACGCCGATAAATATGAGCGTATAGGCATCCGCGCGGAGGATCTCGTAAACCCCGAGGTGCTGCGCGACAAGCTGACGCGCACTCTTGCCATAAAAAACGAGATACTTACGAAAATATACGGAGAGCCTGCGCTTTCCTTTGACGAGATATACGAAGCGGCGCTTGCGTGGGGAAAGCGCATCGAGCCTATGCTTGGCGACGCCTTCCTTGAAATAGACAAGACGCTCGCTTCGGGAGAAAACGTCCTCTTTGAGGGCGCGCAGGCGACGCTGCTTGACATAGACCACGGCACCTATCCGTTTGTAACAAGCTCCAGCCCCTGCGCGGGCGGCGCCTGCACCGGCGCAGGTATCGGCCCGTCGCGCATCGACCGTGTGATCGGCGTCACTAAGGCCTACTGCACGCGCGTCGGCGAAGGCCCCTTCCCGACGGAAGATACGGGCGCGCTTGGTGAAGAGCTGCGCAAAAAAGGCGGAGAGTTCGGCGCAACGACAGGGCGTCCGCGCCGCTGCGGCTGGTGCGACCTGGTCGCGGTGGACTACGCCGTGAAGGTCAACGGCCTGGACGGGATAGCGCTGACAAAGCTCGACGTGCTTGACGATTTTGACGAGATAAAGCTATGCACAGCCTACGAAATAGAGGGCAGAGTGCAGCGGCATTTCCCAAGCAGCTGTACGGAGCTTGCGAAGGCAAAGCCGATATACGAAACTCTGCCGGGCTGGAAGAGCGACATCTCAAAGTGCCGCGCCTTTGAGGAACTGCCTCAGGCGGCGCAGGATTACGTGAAGTTTATAGAGGAACGCTCAAAGACTCCGGTGCTGCTTATAGGAGTTGGCGTAGGGCGCGAAGACACCATCGAAAGAGGCATCTAG
- a CDS encoding acetoacetate decarboxylase family protein — protein MNFKIENGINNPIQAPLIPTHVVPYSNPNSRTVYAICEVPENIVKKHLAPTPFEYVSNKCMIYVNDFSESKELPYMDAAILFEIRYKNILGAFYMYEWEDNDVAIATGRMWGYPKKYADIRLEKHGDIIHGTAMRKNTILIDISANLSQRKDTVAKPRTFPHLNLLTIANPNGQSILMQKVTLRDNSSTCKIVSDISCNVSISVKSSDNDPMGDFVPLKTLGGGFCITDFKATTENGWAQIIDTII, from the coding sequence ATGAACTTTAAAATTGAGAATGGTATCAATAATCCAATTCAGGCACCTCTCATTCCTACCCATGTAGTACCTTATTCCAACCCTAATAGTAGAACTGTATATGCAATTTGTGAGGTTCCAGAGAATATTGTCAAAAAGCATCTTGCCCCAACACCCTTTGAGTATGTCAGCAACAAATGTATGATCTACGTAAATGATTTCAGCGAAAGTAAAGAACTTCCGTATATGGACGCTGCTATTTTATTTGAGATTCGGTACAAAAATATATTAGGCGCCTTCTACATGTATGAATGGGAAGATAATGATGTAGCCATTGCAACTGGTCGTATGTGGGGATATCCTAAAAAATATGCAGATATCCGTCTTGAAAAACACGGGGATATAATACATGGGACAGCTATGCGCAAGAATACAATCTTAATAGACATTTCAGCCAACCTATCTCAACGCAAAGATACTGTTGCTAAACCTAGAACATTTCCTCATCTTAATTTATTAACGATAGCTAACCCAAATGGTCAATCTATATTAATGCAAAAAGTTACGCTTAGAGATAATTCATCCACTTGTAAAATAGTGTCCGATATTTCCTGCAATGTTAGCATCTCTGTAAAAAGTTCAGATAACGACCCGATGGGGGATTTCGTTCCGTTAAAAACATTGGGAGGGGGCTTTTGTATTACTGACTTTAAAGCTACTACAGAAAACGGATGGGCCCAAATCATAGACACTATTATTTAA
- the glmS gene encoding glutamine--fructose-6-phosphate transaminase (isomerizing), protein MCGIMGYIGERETAKVILDGLAKHEYRGYDSAGIAVIKGNKISELRTVGRVSKLAEKVAEVGFSGDIGIGHTRWATHGGVTENNAHPHVSSDERVVLVHNGIIENAREIRADLEAHGIKFHTETDTESAVQYLGFIYNGEPKEALVKLTKRLRGAFALVIMFHDRPGEIWVARKGSPLVVGHADGEGFCASDPTALLEYTRDVWFMDDDEMAQITKDGCKFFDFTGAAHEKPSMHLDWDAAMTSRGAYAHFMLKEIHEQPEVVAHSLLGRVAGDEVDLSRELDWSADVAGKIKKIHFIACGTSHYATIVAQHIMETFGDFEIRTEVASEYRYRNIPVGPDTLAVFVSQSGETADTLHAARIAKSRGAKCLVITNVRGSTIHREVGDALVTPAGPEIGVAATKTFMAQITVLTLLGLYLAKLRGVLARDTEKRLIAELMDIPGKLATMLSHEKDIEALARDFADARGFFFIGRGLAYPPALEGALKLKEISYLHAEAYPAGEMKHGPIALLDKELPVVALVPKGVLWEKTVSNIEESMARKSPIIAVATEGDTEIGHYTKHVIFTPETEPELFPFIAVVPLQLFAYYIARQRGCDIDMPRNLAKSVTVE, encoded by the coding sequence ATGTGTGGAATTATGGGATATATAGGCGAACGGGAGACTGCCAAGGTTATTCTCGACGGCCTTGCGAAGCATGAATATCGCGGCTATGACTCAGCCGGCATCGCTGTAATAAAGGGCAATAAAATATCGGAGCTGCGCACTGTGGGGCGCGTCTCGAAGCTTGCGGAGAAGGTGGCGGAGGTCGGCTTTTCCGGCGACATCGGCATCGGACATACCCGCTGGGCCACTCACGGCGGCGTTACGGAGAACAACGCGCACCCGCACGTCTCAAGCGACGAACGCGTCGTGCTCGTTCACAACGGCATCATTGAGAACGCGCGCGAGATCCGCGCGGACCTAGAGGCCCACGGCATAAAGTTCCACACGGAGACGGACACGGAGTCCGCGGTGCAGTACCTTGGCTTCATCTATAACGGTGAGCCGAAGGAGGCGCTTGTGAAGCTGACGAAGAGGCTGCGCGGCGCTTTTGCGCTCGTCATAATGTTCCACGACAGGCCGGGCGAGATATGGGTTGCGCGCAAGGGTTCGCCGCTCGTCGTCGGGCACGCCGACGGAGAGGGCTTCTGCGCCTCCGACCCGACGGCGCTGCTTGAGTACACGCGCGACGTCTGGTTCATGGACGATGACGAGATGGCCCAGATAACAAAAGACGGCTGCAAGTTCTTTGACTTTACCGGCGCTGCGCATGAGAAGCCCTCGATGCACCTCGACTGGGACGCAGCTATGACGAGCCGCGGCGCGTATGCGCACTTCATGCTGAAGGAGATACACGAACAGCCCGAGGTCGTCGCACATTCGCTGCTTGGCCGCGTCGCCGGCGACGAGGTGGATTTGAGCCGCGAGCTTGACTGGAGCGCGGATGTGGCCGGCAAGATAAAAAAGATACATTTCATCGCCTGCGGCACCTCGCATTACGCAACTATAGTAGCTCAGCACATCATGGAGACCTTCGGCGATTTTGAGATACGCACCGAGGTGGCCTCCGAGTACAGATATAGGAACATCCCCGTGGGGCCGGACACTCTTGCCGTCTTTGTCTCACAGTCTGGGGAGACCGCGGACACGCTGCACGCGGCGCGTATCGCGAAGTCGCGCGGGGCGAAGTGCCTCGTCATCACGAACGTGCGCGGCTCTACGATCCACCGCGAGGTCGGCGACGCTCTTGTGACGCCCGCCGGGCCTGAGATAGGGGTGGCCGCTACAAAGACCTTTATGGCGCAGATAACGGTGCTGACGCTGCTTGGCCTTTACCTTGCGAAGCTGCGCGGAGTGCTTGCGCGCGATACGGAAAAGCGCCTGATAGCGGAGCTGATGGACATCCCCGGCAAGCTTGCTACGATGCTCTCGCATGAGAAGGATATAGAGGCGCTTGCGCGCGATTTCGCGGACGCACGCGGATTTTTCTTCATAGGGCGCGGACTCGCCTACCCGCCCGCGCTTGAGGGCGCGCTTAAGCTGAAGGAGATCTCGTATCTCCACGCCGAAGCCTACCCAGCGGGCGAGATGAAGCACGGCCCGATAGCGCTGCTTGACAAGGAGCTGCCAGTTGTGGCGCTTGTGCCTAAGGGTGTGCTTTGGGAGAAGACCGTCTCCAACATCGAGGAGTCTATGGCGCGCAAATCGCCGATAATCGCGGTGGCCACGGAGGGCGATACGGAGATAGGACACTATACGAAGCACGTCATCTTCACGCCCGAGACGGAGCCGGAACTTTTCCCGTTTATTGCGGTGGTGCCGCTCCAGCTTTTCGCCTACTATATTGCAAGGCAGCGCGGCTGCGACATCGACATGCCGCGAAACCTCGCAAAGAGCGTAACGGTGGAATAA
- a CDS encoding ATP-binding cassette domain-containing protein, which produces MASYLYEIKDLKQRYDKGPLNLDILELKIKSSGVTGLIGPNGSGKSTLLKVLSFLIPYSGSITFDGEPASGRENEIRRQVTYLLQTPYLLNRSVYENIAYGLKLRGEKKDIARRVNESLEQVGLAPDKFARRPWFRLSGGEAQRVALASRLALRPRVLLLDEPTASVDEASAQLVMEAARSAVKNFGSSVVIATHDINWLYESSGDIVNLYMGKVVSGGADNLFSGGWRLDGGYMMRELGGGPAIFAYPPAAGAPSAAMLNAADVAISSECPQQADCANIIRGRVLQMTYERASGAVLLTAAAGDAIIRARLTPTAAEAMSIVPSAEVYLTFPYAALRWV; this is translated from the coding sequence ATGGCCTCATACCTTTATGAGATAAAAGACCTAAAACAACGCTACGACAAAGGGCCGCTGAACCTGGACATCTTGGAGCTGAAAATAAAAAGCTCCGGAGTCACAGGCCTCATCGGGCCAAACGGCAGCGGCAAATCCACGCTGCTCAAAGTTCTATCATTCTTAATACCATACTCCGGTTCAATAACATTCGACGGCGAACCGGCCTCGGGGCGTGAAAACGAAATACGCAGACAGGTGACATACCTGCTGCAAACCCCGTACCTGTTAAACCGTTCAGTATACGAAAACATAGCCTACGGCCTAAAACTGCGCGGAGAAAAAAAAGATATAGCGCGCCGCGTAAACGAAAGCCTTGAACAGGTAGGCCTTGCGCCAGATAAATTCGCGCGCCGCCCGTGGTTTCGCCTCTCCGGCGGCGAAGCCCAGCGTGTCGCGCTCGCCTCTCGCCTCGCTCTGCGCCCGCGCGTGCTGCTGCTTGACGAACCCACCGCAAGCGTTGACGAGGCAAGTGCGCAGCTCGTAATGGAGGCGGCCCGAAGCGCCGTGAAAAACTTCGGCTCCTCGGTCGTCATTGCCACGCACGACATAAACTGGCTCTACGAAAGTTCCGGCGACATAGTGAACCTCTACATGGGCAAAGTCGTCTCAGGAGGCGCGGACAACCTATTTTCGGGAGGCTGGCGGCTCGACGGCGGCTACATGATGCGCGAGCTGGGCGGCGGCCCCGCTATCTTCGCCTATCCTCCGGCAGCGGGGGCTCCCTCCGCCGCAATGCTCAACGCAGCCGACGTCGCCATATCGTCAGAATGCCCGCAGCAGGCGGACTGTGCAAACATAATACGCGGCCGCGTGCTCCAAATGACCTACGAACGGGCGTCTGGCGCGGTGCTGCTTACCGCGGCGGCAGGAGACGCCATAATAAGAGCGCGCCTCACCCCAACCGCCGCCGAGGCCATGTCCATCGTGCCCTCCGCCGAAGTCTACCTAACCTTCCCATACGCCGCGCTGCGTTGGGTGTAA
- a CDS encoding acetoacetate decarboxylase family protein: MFHGRSFTMPDAAPLYSGVPINYKGFRKLSVLCKADPAGIRKTLPAVFTPLGDVIEVFLMNVVNVDGLDPYMEGGIVIPCKYEETIGAHVVYEYVTDDDSMAAGREIWGYPKKLSTMTFVEDGDKVSSTLCRRNTMLIGIDFEKKPNASDYERPIMQPRLQLKRFVRADGSGFDMDQIICNTLTDSIVHERYLGNAKVTLNGTKQDPLNWLMPLEVIGAEFIVADFVLGYGTVLKEKY; encoded by the coding sequence ATGTTTCATGGTCGTAGTTTCACAATGCCAGATGCAGCACCGCTCTATTCAGGAGTTCCTATTAACTATAAGGGGTTTCGCAAGTTAAGTGTGTTGTGTAAAGCAGACCCTGCTGGTATACGTAAGACTTTGCCAGCTGTCTTCACACCTTTAGGGGATGTAATTGAAGTGTTTTTGATGAATGTTGTAAATGTTGATGGACTGGATCCCTACATGGAAGGTGGCATCGTAATTCCGTGTAAATATGAGGAGACGATAGGCGCTCACGTTGTTTATGAGTATGTTACGGACGACGATTCAATGGCAGCTGGTCGTGAAATTTGGGGATATCCTAAGAAGTTGTCAACCATGACTTTTGTGGAAGATGGTGATAAAGTAAGCAGCACACTTTGTCGTAGGAATACCATGCTTATTGGTATTGATTTTGAAAAAAAACCTAATGCTTCTGATTACGAGCGTCCGATAATGCAACCACGCCTACAACTCAAACGTTTCGTACGGGCGGATGGTTCTGGGTTCGATATGGACCAAATTATTTGTAATACACTTACCGATTCCATTGTCCATGAAAGGTATCTAGGCAACGCTAAAGTTACTCTGAATGGGACGAAGCAGGATCCATTGAATTGGCTAATGCCACTAGAGGTTATAGGAGCCGAGTTCATTGTTGCTGACTTTGTTCTGGGCTATGGTACCGTATTGAAAGAAAAATACTAA
- a CDS encoding helix-turn-helix domain-containing protein, with the protein MLGNRLKKLRKLNNVTLKEVADATELSQGYLSQIETGKVEPSISVLRRLASYYKVLLVYFFDSEPIDDIVVRKDERRKIGRKGSPLIYELLQNNLNSKKMEAVIMKLAPNYNDPEGYYMTHPGEECILVLKGTLEFQYNGNVYVLYEGDSIYYDSANPFRLANPTNSDTEIVGFCTPPHAYLEDTK; encoded by the coding sequence TTGTTAGGAAACAGATTGAAAAAATTGAGAAAATTAAATAATGTGACCTTGAAAGAAGTGGCGGATGCCACAGAGTTATCGCAAGGATACTTAAGCCAGATAGAAACTGGAAAAGTAGAGCCCTCTATTTCCGTGCTGAGGCGTTTGGCGTCTTATTATAAAGTTTTGCTTGTGTACTTTTTTGATTCAGAACCAATAGATGATATTGTTGTCAGAAAAGACGAAAGAAGGAAAATAGGCAGAAAGGGTTCTCCTTTGATTTACGAATTACTTCAGAATAATTTAAATAGTAAAAAGATGGAAGCAGTGATAATGAAGTTGGCCCCTAATTATAACGATCCCGAAGGGTATTATATGACGCACCCTGGCGAGGAGTGCATCTTAGTATTGAAAGGAACACTAGAGTTTCAGTATAACGGGAATGTTTATGTTTTATACGAAGGCGACAGCATCTACTATGACTCGGCTAACCCTTTTAGGCTAGCTAATCCAACGAACTCTGATACTGAAATTGTAGGTTTTTGTACTCCTCCTCACGCATATTTAGAAGATACCAAATGA
- a CDS encoding sodium/proline symporter has translation MNLTVVVAVVYLLSIFIVGIVSSKFFTKSEEGFYLGDRGFGPIATAISAGATDTSGWIFIGAVGFSYAYGISTMWMCVGYTVGYFFNYIFLAPPLRRYTHRTGTMSIPHFFEVRYKKYGRLLRAVSAIMISTFFVIYTGAQLTSAGKAFEALIEWNYSTAILIAAFFGTFYAFFGGYKAVVWTDVLQGCIMMAVLWIFPVYLIVKLGGWSSFWQQVYAIDPILLSATGGIKGYAGFAFAFGLFAGGLGEPGQPQILQRFISAKDDKTIIASSIIAVFWVLTVQGGSSLIGLICRVMSPALQDPEYAFPILIREIMHPAIAGIVLAAIFSAILSTVDSLIMVVSQTVHLDLIEGCMEKKLSQHGVVWIGRIVILLVGLGGTIIALSNIRMVFWFVLYSWAVMGASFAPPIILGLYWKRITASGALSGIVIGAIVTVIWYNVPILKNSIYELVPAMVASFIVTVVVSYCTAKPEDGDRQVNLAQKASDA, from the coding sequence ATGAACTTAACCGTTGTAGTTGCTGTTGTTTATCTTCTATCAATATTCATTGTAGGCATAGTATCTTCAAAATTTTTCACAAAATCTGAAGAAGGTTTCTACCTAGGAGATAGAGGTTTTGGCCCCATCGCGACCGCAATTAGTGCTGGGGCAACAGATACAAGCGGTTGGATCTTTATTGGTGCTGTTGGTTTTTCCTATGCTTACGGCATATCCACCATGTGGATGTGTGTAGGGTATACTGTTGGCTATTTCTTCAACTATATTTTCCTAGCACCGCCATTGAGGCGCTATACCCATCGTACTGGCACAATGTCCATACCACACTTCTTTGAAGTGCGCTATAAAAAATATGGAAGATTACTACGTGCAGTATCAGCAATAATGATTAGTACTTTCTTTGTAATATATACAGGAGCGCAGTTAACCAGTGCTGGGAAAGCTTTTGAAGCATTAATTGAATGGAATTACTCCACTGCGATTCTTATAGCTGCCTTTTTTGGAACTTTCTACGCTTTTTTTGGTGGTTATAAGGCGGTCGTTTGGACAGATGTTCTCCAAGGCTGCATTATGATGGCTGTGCTGTGGATCTTCCCAGTTTATCTTATCGTTAAACTTGGCGGATGGAGTTCATTTTGGCAGCAGGTTTACGCTATTGATCCAATTCTTCTTTCTGCAACAGGTGGCATTAAAGGTTATGCTGGTTTTGCCTTTGCTTTTGGACTATTTGCAGGAGGGTTAGGAGAACCAGGACAACCCCAGATACTTCAAAGATTCATTTCTGCAAAAGACGATAAAACTATAATTGCATCTTCCATCATTGCGGTATTTTGGGTTTTGACGGTACAGGGTGGTAGTTCTCTGATAGGTTTGATATGCAGGGTGATGTCCCCAGCGTTACAAGATCCCGAGTACGCGTTTCCGATATTAATAAGAGAAATAATGCATCCAGCAATAGCCGGAATAGTTCTTGCTGCTATTTTCTCCGCAATACTTTCCACTGTTGACTCGTTAATCATGGTAGTTTCACAAACAGTGCATTTGGATTTAATAGAGGGGTGCATGGAAAAGAAATTGTCCCAGCATGGGGTTGTATGGATAGGTCGTATTGTAATCTTATTAGTTGGGCTCGGCGGAACGATAATAGCATTAAGTAATATCAGAATGGTATTTTGGTTCGTTCTTTACTCTTGGGCGGTTATGGGAGCATCCTTCGCACCACCAATTATTTTAGGGTTATATTGGAAAAGAATAACAGCAAGCGGCGCCTTATCTGGAATCGTTATCGGAGCAATTGTAACCGTTATTTGGTACAATGTGCCAATATTAAAAAACAGTATATATGAATTGGTTCCTGCCATGGTAGCCTCATTCATTGTAACAGTAGTTGTAAGTTACTGTACGGCAAAACCAGAAGATGGAGACAGGCAAGTTAATTTAGCACAGAAGGCTAGTGACGCCTAA
- a CDS encoding PucR family transcriptional regulator ligand-binding domain-containing protein translates to MTVEEVLALPNLSRLKILAGKTGIHRRVSSVTVVDTPDGATWIKGNEFVITTAFAVKDDASQITALVRQLAASDASALGIKTERFIKNIPAEALAAADELNFPLITIPDEYAFRDIINPVLSLVVNRQSQLLLQADKIHHDFMEMAVNNNSVPEILSTLKALLNQSTMFIDIHFKQFYYSDYDNGMTRQFTGLSVDEFKPDLFPQYRCHVVANKSQKFGYLLTENENTGDMDKNIIQTAIDYASVVLILRTQTRISTRHIEEKYRDAFIEDILTNNVKTENEIHNRARLYGWDFSSGGMAIVIDINNIKKYYIKSLDPKTNERLKEITARIFDASIYHMLNIFPEAKYYKQSDLIVFIVSQENYDEGLMHRQLERTFNTIRDRIADTVSFTITMGVGDYERNIKEIHKSYSQARTAINLGYQLEMFDCILFYKKMDIYRLLATTINTDEFKSFQSRYITPLLEYDNKCHASLMTTLQAVIKSGWNLKSASEALFVHYNSVKYRFTKISEVLGVDLRSHEERLAVEIALKMHMISNHQWM, encoded by the coding sequence ATGACGGTAGAAGAAGTATTGGCGCTTCCAAATCTATCACGGTTAAAAATATTAGCTGGAAAAACTGGCATACACAGGCGCGTCTCCTCCGTCACGGTGGTCGATACGCCGGACGGCGCAACATGGATAAAGGGCAACGAGTTTGTCATAACGACGGCCTTCGCAGTAAAGGACGACGCCTCGCAGATAACGGCGCTCGTGCGGCAGCTGGCGGCAAGCGACGCCTCCGCGCTCGGCATCAAGACGGAGCGCTTCATAAAAAATATTCCCGCGGAGGCACTGGCCGCGGCAGACGAACTGAACTTCCCGCTTATTACGATACCGGATGAATACGCCTTCCGCGACATCATAAACCCCGTGCTTTCGCTGGTCGTCAACAGGCAGTCGCAGCTTCTCTTACAGGCGGACAAGATACACCACGATTTTATGGAAATGGCGGTCAACAACAACAGCGTGCCGGAGATATTATCTACGCTCAAAGCGCTGCTGAACCAAAGCACGATGTTCATAGACATACATTTCAAACAGTTCTATTATTCCGACTATGACAACGGGATGACGCGCCAGTTCACCGGACTCTCCGTTGACGAATTCAAGCCCGATTTGTTCCCTCAGTACAGATGCCACGTCGTAGCAAACAAGAGCCAGAAGTTCGGCTATCTTCTCACGGAGAACGAAAATACGGGCGATATGGATAAAAACATAATCCAGACAGCCATCGACTACGCAAGCGTCGTTCTCATCCTGCGCACGCAGACGCGCATATCCACGCGTCACATAGAAGAAAAATATCGCGACGCCTTCATCGAAGACATCCTCACCAACAACGTCAAGACGGAAAACGAAATACACAACAGAGCGCGGCTCTACGGGTGGGATTTTTCAAGCGGCGGCATGGCCATAGTGATAGACATCAACAACATCAAGAAGTATTACATCAAGAGCCTGGACCCGAAGACCAACGAACGCCTGAAAGAGATCACGGCGCGCATCTTCGACGCCTCCATCTATCACATGCTCAACATCTTTCCAGAGGCGAAGTATTACAAGCAGAGCGACCTCATCGTCTTCATCGTCTCGCAGGAGAACTACGACGAGGGACTGATGCACCGCCAGCTTGAACGCACCTTCAATACGATAAGGGACAGGATAGCGGACACAGTATCTTTTACCATAACGATGGGCGTAGGAGACTACGAGCGCAACATAAAAGAGATCCACAAGAGCTACTCTCAGGCGAGGACCGCGATAAACCTTGGCTATCAGCTTGAGATGTTCGACTGCATTCTGTTTTACAAAAAAATGGACATCTACCGGCTGCTGGCTACGACGATAAACACGGATGAGTTCAAAAGCTTCCAGTCCCGTTATATCACGCCGCTTCTTGAATACGACAACAAATGCCACGCGTCGCTAATGACGACGCTGCAGGCCGTCATAAAGAGCGGCTGGAATTTAAAGAGCGCAAGCGAGGCGCTCTTCGTACACTACAACTCCGTCAAATACCGCTTCACAAAAATCTCCGAAGTGCTTGGCGTAGACCTGCGCAGCCACGAGGAACGGCTCGCCGTGGAGATAGCTCTAAAAATGCACATGATAAGCAACCACCAGTGGATGTAG